In the genome of Xanthomonas translucens pv. cerealis, one region contains:
- a CDS encoding YheT family hydrolase, giving the protein MNAADYLPPRWLRNPHLQSVLGSSALRVRRGEQLLAASGATTTSHILDGGDGVRLQGWLSVPAGTEPRGTVLLLHGWEGSADSGYMRLTAAQLLARGYQVFRLNFRDHGGTHHLNVDLFHSERLDEVVNAAGDLWRRFPAPTLLAAGYSLGGNFALRLALRAPAAGLPLQHVAAVCPLLDPATTMQRIENGPQFYDWYFRRRWRESLLRKRELFPERHGYDDATLALDMRELMGWLAQRHAGFASLDAYFESYSIAGERLRNLSVPADILMAEDDPVIPLDDFRNLRLPALARLEIARWGGHCGFIENARGDGFAERWVAERLTDGLRA; this is encoded by the coding sequence ATGAATGCTGCCGACTACCTTCCCCCGCGTTGGCTGCGCAACCCGCACTTGCAATCGGTGCTGGGCTCCAGCGCCCTGCGCGTGCGCCGCGGCGAACAACTGCTCGCCGCCAGCGGCGCGACCACCACCTCGCACATCCTCGATGGCGGCGACGGCGTGCGCCTGCAGGGCTGGCTCAGCGTGCCGGCCGGCACCGAGCCGCGTGGCACCGTGTTGCTGCTGCACGGCTGGGAAGGCAGCGCCGACTCCGGCTACATGCGCCTGACCGCCGCGCAGTTGCTGGCGCGCGGCTACCAGGTGTTCCGGCTCAACTTCCGCGACCACGGCGGCACCCACCACCTCAACGTGGACCTGTTCCATTCTGAGCGCCTGGACGAAGTGGTCAACGCCGCCGGCGACCTGTGGCGGCGCTTCCCGGCGCCGACGCTGCTGGCCGCCGGCTATTCGCTGGGCGGCAACTTCGCCTTGCGCCTGGCACTGCGCGCGCCGGCCGCTGGCCTGCCGCTGCAGCACGTGGCCGCGGTGTGTCCGCTGCTGGATCCGGCCACGACCATGCAGCGGATCGAGAACGGCCCGCAGTTCTACGACTGGTATTTCCGCCGCAGGTGGCGCGAGTCGCTGCTGCGCAAGCGCGAACTGTTCCCCGAGCGGCACGGTTACGACGACGCCACGCTGGCGCTGGACATGCGCGAGCTGATGGGCTGGCTGGCGCAGCGCCACGCCGGTTTCGCCAGCCTGGACGCGTACTTCGAAAGCTATTCGATCGCCGGCGAGCGCCTGCGCAACCTGAGCGTGCCGGCCGACATCCTGATGGCCGAGGACGACCCGGTGATCCCGCTGGACGATTTCCGCAACCTGCGCCTGCCTGCCCTGGCGCGGCTGGAAATCGCGCGCTGGGGCGGGCATTGCGGCTTCATCGAGAACGCGCGCGGCGACGGGTTCGCCGAACGCTGGGTGGCCGAGCGCCTGACCGACGGCCTGCGCGCCTGA
- a CDS encoding IS5 family transposase produces the protein MQSKRPYPTDISDEEWAFAAPYLSLMTEQAPQRKYALRAMFNALRWMARAGAPWRLLPNDFPPWEAVYQQTQRWLQAGCFEAMVSDLRSVLRVAQGKQGQPSAIILDGRTLQSTCESGPRAGYDGYKRKKGSKVHMAVDTLGHLLAVQVTPANEQERAQVRSLAQEVQHVTGDTVTVAFVDQGYTGQEPAQAAQEEGIELHVVKLPEAKKGFVLLPRRWVVERSFGWVNRFRRLARDYERLPETLAGLHFVVFTVLMLSNAAAILQSS, from the coding sequence ATGCAGAGCAAACGCCCATATCCGACCGATATTTCCGACGAAGAGTGGGCGTTCGCGGCGCCTTACCTGAGCCTGATGACAGAGCAAGCTCCGCAGCGCAAGTACGCGTTGCGGGCGATGTTCAATGCGCTGCGTTGGATGGCGCGTGCTGGAGCGCCGTGGCGCCTGCTACCCAACGACTTCCCGCCATGGGAAGCGGTTTACCAGCAGACGCAGCGCTGGCTGCAGGCGGGCTGCTTTGAAGCCATGGTCAGCGATCTGCGTTCCGTCCTACGTGTCGCCCAGGGGAAGCAAGGCCAACCCAGCGCAATCATCCTGGACGGGCGGACACTGCAATCCACCTGTGAGAGCGGCCCGCGCGCCGGTTACGACGGCTATAAGCGGAAGAAAGGCAGCAAGGTGCACATGGCGGTCGACACGCTCGGACATTTGCTTGCAGTGCAAGTCACGCCAGCCAACGAACAAGAGCGCGCTCAAGTGCGCTCACTGGCGCAGGAGGTGCAACACGTCACAGGTGACACCGTAACGGTGGCATTCGTGGATCAAGGCTACACCGGCCAGGAGCCGGCGCAAGCGGCTCAGGAAGAAGGAATCGAATTGCACGTGGTGAAACTTCCCGAAGCCAAGAAAGGGTTCGTGTTGCTTCCTCGGCGCTGGGTCGTCGAACGTAGCTTTGGCTGGGTCAATCGATTCCGTCGGCTTGCACGCGACTACGAGCGCTTGCCGGAAACCCTGGCTGGCCTGCATTTCGTCGTCTTCACGGTCCTCATGCTCAGCAACGCTGCCGCCATCCTCCAAAGTTCATAA
- a CDS encoding tetratricopeptide repeat protein, with product MQEHILDALRRQANADALRIAQAWVADAAADAQAHRWLALAQQQNDDTAAALHSIDQAIALAPEDAGLHLLRAGMLLSANDLAQAEDALARTAALDPNQLLAYVMRAHLALGRGDLDEVERLSRTAARLDPDHPQLLGLDGMLALRRGDADRALALLSRASKALPDDPRLLYALGFAYLDKQHLAFAETAFRRVATLTRGSSALMALVAQLAHRQGRLDDAIAALDTVLADPVSDTAGMRRLAGEYALQAGRPADALEHLRRALGAAPADRRTLHAALIAWQRLGAVEDARATLEAALATTTGAHDLWLARLALEPVGGAEARALIARWQAAMPGHLPALEAQLRVHDMAGERDQGEAVAQRIVALEPGRISGEQRLVEALLERGEHDAAIAHVRDLMQRMPETEQSVLRPWLAAVQDRAGRPAEALATWLAFQHEQLPQRLPLPPLGQAPAQWPALAEIDPQVRARPLFVWGAPGSGVERVVAVMNAASQVLRSDRFGAQPPTDGFQRYRSVTELDSGELDGAALIAEWRAQLPARGIDDGNIVDWLLWWDNALLRGLRPQLPEGRLLIALRDPRDMLLDWLANGAPAPFGVATVETGAHWLAAVLTQVADLHEQDLYPHRLLRLDGIEADPAGVAAALQQAFGVPFPSVPTLGPPRLSSGHWRAYAAPLAAAFALLTPVAVRLGYTET from the coding sequence ATGCAAGAGCACATTCTCGATGCCCTGCGCCGCCAGGCCAACGCCGATGCGTTGCGCATCGCCCAGGCCTGGGTGGCCGATGCCGCCGCCGACGCGCAGGCGCACCGCTGGCTGGCGCTGGCGCAGCAGCAGAACGACGACACCGCTGCCGCGCTGCACAGCATTGACCAGGCCATCGCGCTGGCGCCGGAAGACGCCGGCCTGCACCTGCTGCGCGCCGGCATGCTGCTCAGCGCCAACGACCTGGCCCAGGCCGAGGACGCTCTGGCACGCACCGCCGCGCTGGATCCCAACCAGTTGCTGGCCTACGTCATGCGCGCCCATCTGGCGCTGGGCCGCGGCGATCTGGACGAAGTGGAGCGGCTCAGCCGCACCGCCGCGCGGCTGGATCCGGACCATCCGCAATTGCTGGGCCTGGACGGCATGCTGGCGCTGCGCCGCGGCGATGCCGATCGCGCGCTGGCGCTGCTGTCGCGCGCCAGCAAAGCGCTGCCCGACGATCCGCGCTTGCTGTACGCGCTCGGTTTCGCCTACCTGGACAAGCAGCACCTGGCCTTCGCCGAGACCGCGTTCCGCCGCGTCGCCACGCTGACCCGCGGCAGCAGTGCGTTGATGGCGCTGGTCGCGCAGCTGGCGCACCGCCAGGGTCGCCTCGACGACGCCATCGCGGCACTGGACACGGTGCTGGCCGATCCGGTCAGCGACACCGCCGGCATGCGCCGGCTGGCGGGCGAATACGCCTTGCAGGCCGGGCGTCCGGCCGATGCGCTGGAGCACCTGCGGCGCGCGTTGGGCGCCGCCCCGGCCGACCGCCGCACCCTGCATGCGGCGCTGATCGCCTGGCAGCGGCTGGGGGCGGTCGAGGATGCCCGCGCCACCCTGGAAGCGGCCCTGGCCACCACCACCGGTGCGCACGACCTGTGGCTGGCGCGGCTGGCGCTGGAGCCGGTCGGCGGCGCCGAGGCGCGCGCGCTGATCGCACGCTGGCAGGCGGCGATGCCGGGCCACCTGCCAGCGCTGGAAGCGCAACTGCGGGTGCACGACATGGCCGGCGAACGCGACCAGGGCGAGGCCGTGGCGCAGCGCATCGTGGCGCTGGAGCCGGGCCGCATCAGCGGCGAGCAGCGCCTGGTCGAAGCGCTGCTGGAACGCGGCGAGCACGACGCGGCCATCGCCCACGTGCGTGACCTGATGCAGCGCATGCCCGAAACCGAGCAGAGCGTGTTGCGGCCGTGGCTGGCGGCGGTGCAGGACCGCGCCGGGCGCCCGGCCGAGGCGTTGGCGACGTGGCTGGCGTTCCAGCATGAACAGCTGCCGCAGCGCCTGCCGCTGCCGCCGCTGGGCCAGGCCCCGGCGCAATGGCCGGCGCTGGCCGAGATCGATCCGCAGGTGCGGGCGCGGCCGCTGTTCGTGTGGGGCGCGCCGGGCAGCGGCGTGGAGCGGGTGGTCGCGGTGATGAACGCGGCCAGCCAGGTGCTGCGCAGCGACCGCTTCGGCGCGCAGCCGCCCACCGACGGCTTCCAGCGCTACCGCAGCGTCACCGAGCTGGACAGCGGCGAACTCGACGGCGCGGCGCTGATCGCCGAGTGGCGCGCGCAGCTGCCGGCGCGCGGCATCGACGACGGCAACATCGTCGACTGGCTGCTGTGGTGGGACAATGCGCTGCTGCGCGGGCTGCGCCCGCAGCTGCCGGAAGGGCGGCTGCTAATCGCGCTGCGCGACCCGCGCGACATGCTGCTGGACTGGCTGGCCAACGGCGCCCCGGCGCCGTTCGGCGTGGCCACCGTGGAGACCGGCGCGCACTGGCTGGCGGCGGTGCTGACCCAGGTCGCCGACTTGCACGAACAGGACCTGTATCCGCACCGGCTGCTACGCCTGGACGGCATCGAGGCCGATCCGGCCGGCGTGGCCGCGGCGCTGCAGCAGGCCTTCGGCGTCCCGTTCCCGAGCGTGCCCACGCTCGGCCCGCCGCGCCTGTCGTCCGGCCACTGGCGCGCCTATGCCGCGCCGCTGGCGGCCGCGTTCGCGCTGCTCACGCCGGTGGCCGTGCGCCTCGGCTACACCGAAACCTGA
- a CDS encoding type III secretion protein, with amino-acid sequence MQSPELSSLRVSLGTRPAALRRGGDAPLEQHQIQQAAYHMGAYVVGDQVTSPRRLATAGQTVHDVRLLLKHGRGNVKADDIPSYGHNGIGSSVAKMATGGGSSKVARAVVMGAAVCDQQAPLTAMVHAPHMAANEQSVTFEARVPMKEIKDEGNEIPVRTKHTWNELQRVSRDPTSTVVMDAWANGPAVRLKDSAWNAEPATKGAWSMDKSRAELLKERIEGLVPLIHPDHDSVTAANLRCRRNAPVSWEKYAESQVISAEFANSVRNALSCVPAHQQREIASRMIQEAYGTDPGSYAHQSAVESVLVAANHLDSLPRPAVVPPEY; translated from the coding sequence ATGCAATCGCCGGAGCTATCATCGCTGAGAGTCTCCCTTGGGACGCGTCCCGCGGCGCTGCGCAGGGGTGGAGATGCGCCTCTGGAGCAACATCAGATCCAGCAGGCCGCCTACCATATGGGAGCTTATGTCGTCGGTGACCAGGTCACGAGTCCGAGAAGACTCGCGACAGCCGGGCAAACCGTTCACGACGTCCGCCTACTGCTCAAGCACGGCCGGGGAAACGTCAAAGCGGACGACATTCCCTCGTACGGCCACAACGGCATCGGATCGTCGGTCGCAAAGATGGCAACGGGAGGCGGTAGCAGCAAGGTTGCAAGGGCCGTCGTCATGGGGGCGGCGGTCTGCGATCAGCAAGCTCCCCTGACCGCCATGGTCCACGCTCCACACATGGCAGCCAACGAGCAGAGTGTGACCTTTGAAGCTCGCGTGCCGATGAAAGAGATAAAGGACGAAGGTAATGAAATACCCGTCAGGACGAAACACACCTGGAACGAACTGCAACGTGTAAGCCGCGATCCGACGTCGACCGTGGTCATGGATGCGTGGGCCAACGGCCCGGCAGTTCGCTTGAAAGACAGTGCATGGAACGCAGAGCCGGCCACGAAAGGTGCTTGGTCGATGGACAAAAGCAGAGCCGAGTTACTGAAAGAGCGTATCGAGGGGTTGGTTCCCTTGATTCATCCGGACCACGATTCCGTCACGGCCGCAAACTTACGCTGCAGGAGAAATGCCCCCGTATCGTGGGAAAAATACGCAGAATCACAGGTGATTTCAGCGGAGTTCGCCAACAGTGTGCGCAACGCATTGTCCTGTGTCCCTGCACACCAGCAGCGGGAAATCGCGTCACGGATGATCCAGGAAGCCTATGGAACGGATCCTGGCTCTTACGCGCACCAATCCGCGGTTGAATCAGTTCTGGTGGCAGCCAACCACCTGGACTCCCTGCCTCGGCCTGCTGTCGTACCACCGGAATACTGA